A single Amia ocellicauda isolate fAmiCal2 chromosome 9, fAmiCal2.hap1, whole genome shotgun sequence DNA region contains:
- the LOC136759383 gene encoding mucin-2: MSVYEPITTKKKKKTSALSVAETEEGYFHVKKPLGKKVFVPAGTHGTFHTTRLFQKRHQERSQFDLQDPHCHLLDNEYNSLQDPHLKEFYSNKTRQRRMYKHGLLTADKKVACSLKDYNSYCDYLRSVKMDWDKNYMKQQKELVKQFLILQEEEKVPQDMSVQDVTEWLLEQGWISFGQQGEAHRLRNQLGNRRTEQAMKAAEQAWKANQRQMLQKMETESRRELRLEQHWKKPSMKHEAPKPVRTVSQTGRKTKTLSTVEKEFTLYHSKPTPPAQPSDEPRSSPTPHSSLTAKRSPRSSKLTPHSSPSTGPTPKTSPTPKTSPTPKSSPTPRSKLTPKSSPTPHTSPLTSPTSRTSPRTSPTSGPSPRTSPTSCTSPRTSPTPKNTPTPHTSPRTSPTPKNTPTPHTSPRTSPTPKSSPTPHTSPRTSPTPHTSPRTSPSPRTTPTPHTSPHTSPTPQSSPTPHTSPRTSPSPRTSPTPHTSPQTSPTPKSSPTPHSSPSTIPTPKSSPTPHISPRTSPTPQPSPTPHTSPRTSPSPRTSPTPHTSPHTSPTPKSSPTPHTSPRTSPSPRTSPTPHTSPQTSPTPKSSPTPHISPRTSPSPRTSPTPERSPTPHISPRTSPTPHTSPHTSPTPKSSPTPHISPRTSPTPQPSPHTSPTPESSPIPHTSPRTSLTPHTSPRTSPTPQSSPTPLTSPRTSPSPRTSPTPHTSPQTSPTPKSSPTPQPSPRTSPTPQPSPHTSPTPKSSPTPHTSPCTSPTPKSSPTPHTSPRTSPTTKSSPTPHTSPQTSPTPKSSLTPQPSPRTSPTPQPSPHTSPTPKSSPTPHTSPCTSPTPKSSPTPHTSPQTSPTPKSSLTPHTSPRTSPTPQSSPTPLTSPRTSPSPRTSPTPHTSPQTSPTPKSSPTPQPSPRTSPTPQPSPHTSPTPKSSPTPHTSPRTSPTPKSSPTPHTSPRTSPTPKSSPTPHTSPSTSLTPKSSPTPHTSPHTSPTPKSSPTPHTSPRTSLTPQPSPRTSPTPESSPIPHTSPRTSPTPKSSPTPHTSPRTSPTPQSSPTPHTSPRTSPSPRTSPRTSPTPKSSPTPHTSPRTSPTPQSSPTPHTSPRTSPSPRTSPRTSPTPKSSPTPHTSPHTSPTPKSSPIPHTSPRTSPTPKSSPTPHTSPRTSPTPQSSPTPHTSPRTSPSPRTSPRTSPTPKSSPTPHTSPRTSPTPQSSPTPHTSPRTSPSPRTSPRTSPTPKSSPTPHTSPRTSPTPQSSPTPHTSPRTSPSPRTSPRTSPTPKSSPTSHTSPRTSPTPKSSPTPHTSPSTSPTPQPSPRTSPNPESSPTPHISPRTSPTPQPSPCTSTTPKNSPTPHTSPRTSPTPKSSPTPHTSPRTSPTPKSSPTPHTSPRTSPSPHTSPRTSPTPQPSPRTSPTPESSPTPHISPRTSPTPERSSTPHTSPHTSPTPKNSPTPHTSPHTSPTPKNSPTPHTSPRTSPRTSPTPKNSPTPHTSPHTSPTPKNSPTPHTSPHTSPTPKNSPTPHTSPRTSPRTSPTPKNSPTPHNSPHTSPTPKNSPTPHTSPRTSPRTSPTPKNSPTPKNSPIPRTSPRTSPTPKNSPTPKNSPTPLNSPTPHTSPTPKNSPTPRTSPTPKNSPTPINSPTPHTSPRTSPTPKNSPTPKNSPTPINSPTPHTSPRTSPTPKNSPTPHTSPRTSPTPKNSPTPHTSPLKTSRPLTPA, translated from the exons AGTGCCCTTTCTGTGGCCGAAACCGAGGAAGGGTACTTTCATGTTAAGAAGCCATTGGGGAAGAAGGTGTTTGTGCCAGCAGGAACCCATGGCACCTTTCACACTACGAGGCTGTTCCAGAAG CGGCATCAGGAAAGGTCGCAGTTTGATCTGCAGGACCCCCATTGCCACCTGCTGGACAATGAATACAACTCTCTGCAAGATCCTCACCTGAAGGAGTTCTACAGCAACAAGACCAGACAGCGGAGAATGTACAAACATGGCCTCCTCACCGCAGACAAGAAA GTAGCGTGCTCCTTGAAGGACTATAATAGCTACTGTGACTACCTGAGGTCCGTCAAGATGGATTGGGACAAGAACTACATGAAGCAACAG AAGGAGCTGGTGAAACAGTTCCTGATCCTACAGGAGGAAGAGAAGGTCCCGCAGGACATGTCTGTCCAGGACGTGACGGAGTGGCTCCTGGAGCAGGGCTGGATTTCATTCGGGCAGCAGGGCGAGGCTCACAGGCTTCG GAACCAGCTGGGCAATCGCCGGACAGAACAGGCCATGAAAGCCGCTGAGCAG GCCTGGAAGGCAAACCAACGCCAGATGCTGCAGAAAATGGAGACGGAGTCACGAAGGGAGCTGAGGCTGGAGCAGCACTGGAAG AAACCCTCCATGAAGCATGAGGCGCCGAAGCCGGTGCGAACGGTCTCTCAAACTGGCAGGAAAACAA AGACTCTCTCCACTGTTGAGAAAGAGTTCACGCTCTACCATTCAAAGCCGACCCCGCCGGCACAGCCGTCTGACGAACCCCGTAGCAGCCCAACCCCTCACAGCAGCCTGACCGCTAAAAGAAGCCCCCGCAGCAGCAAACTGACCCCTCACAGCAGCCCCAGCACCGGCCCAACCCCTAAAACCAGCCCGACCCCTAAAACCAGCCCGACCCCTAAAAGCAGCCCAACCCCTCGCAGCAAACTGACCCCTAAAAGCAGCCCGACCCCTCACACCAGCCCCCTCACCAGCCCGACCTCCCGCACCAGCCCCCGCACAAGCCCAACCTCCGGCCCCAGCCCCCGCACCAGCCCGACCTCCTGCACCAGCCCCCGCACCAGCCCGACCCCTAAAAATACCCCAACCCCTCACACCAGCCCCCGCACCAGCCCGACCCCTAAAAATACCCCAACCCCTCACACCAGCCCCCGCACCAGCCCGACCCCTAAAAGCAGCCCAACCCCTCACACCAGCCCCCGCACCAGCCCGACCCCTCACACCAGCCCCCGTACCAGCCCGAGCCCCCGCACCACTCCAACCcctcacaccagcccccacacCAGCCCGACTCCTCAAAGCAGCCCAACCCCTCACACTAGCCCCCGTACCAGCCCGAGCCCCCGCACCAGTCCAACCCCTCACACCAGCCCCCAAACCAGCCCAACCCCTAAAAGCAGCCCAACCCCTCACAGCAGCCCCAGCACCATCCCGACCCCTAAAAGCAGCCCAACCCCTCACATAAGCCCCCGCACCAGCCCGACCCCTCAACCCAGCCCAACCCCTCACACCAGCCCCCGTACCAGCCCGAGCCCCCGCACCAGCCCAACCcctcacaccagcccccacacCAGCCCGACCCCTAAAAGCAGCCCAACCCCTCACACTAGCCCCCGTACCAGCCCGAGCCCCCGCACCAGTCCAACCCCTCACACCAGCCCCCAAACCAGCCCAACCCCTAAAAGCAGCCCAACCCCTCACATAAGCCCCCGCACCAGCCCGAGCCCCCGCACCAGCCCAACCCCTGAAAGAAGCCCAACCCCTCACATAAGCCCCCGCACCAGCCCAACCcctcacaccagcccccacacCAGCCCGACCCCTAAAAGCAGCCCAACCCCTCACATAAGCCCCCGCACCAGCCCGACGCCACAACCCAGCCCCCACACCAGCCCGACCCCTGAAAGCAGCCCAATCCCTCACACCAGCCCCCGTACCAGTCTGACCCCTCACACCAGCCCCCGTACCAGCCCGACCCCTCAAAGCAGCCCAACCCCTCTCACCAGCCCCCGTACCAGCCCGAGCCCCCGCACCAGTCCAACCCCTCACACCAGCCCCCAAACCAGCCCAACCCCTAAAAGCAGCCCGACCCCTCAACCCAGCCCCCGCACCAGCCCGACCCCTCAACCCAGCCCCCACACCAGCCCCACCCCTAAAAGCAGCCCAACCCCTCACACCAGCCCCTGTACCAGCCCGACCCCTAAAAGCAGCCCAACCCCTCACACCAGCCCCCGTACCAGCCCGACCACTAAAAGCAGCCCAACCCCTCACACCAGCCCCCAAACCAGCCCAACCCCTAAAAGCAGCCTGACCCCTCAACCCAGCCCCCGCACCAGCCCGACCCCTCAACCCAGCCCCCACACCAGCCCCACCCCTAAAAGCAGCCCAACCCCTCACACCAGCCCCTGTACCAGCCCGACCCCTAAAAGCAGCCCAACCCCTCACACCAGCCCCCAAACCAGCCCAACCCCTAAAAGCAGCCTGACCCCTCACACCAGCCCCCGTACCAGCCCGACCCCTCAAAGCAGCCCAACCCCTCTCACCAGCCCCCGTACCAGCCCGAGCCCCCGCACCAGTCCAACCCCTCACACCAGCCCCCAAACCAGCCCAACCCCTAAAAGCAGCCCGACCCCTCAACCCAGCCCCCGCACCAGCCCGACCCCTCAACCCAGCCCCCACACCAGCCCCACCCCTAAAAGCAGCCCAACCCCTCACACCAGCCCCCGCACCAGCCCAACCCCTAAAAGCAGCCCAACCCCTCACACCAGCCCCCGCACCAGCCCAACCCCTAAAAGCAGCCCAACCCCTCATACTAGCCCCAGCACCAGCCTGACCCCTAAAAGCAGCCCAACCcctcacaccagcccccacacCAGCCCAACCCCTAAAAGCAGCCCAACCCCTCACACCAGCCCCCGCACCAGCCTGACCCCTCAACCCAGCCCCCGCACCAGCCCGACCCCTGAAAGCAGCCCAATCCCTCACACCAGCCCCCGTACCAGCCCGACCCCTAAAAGTAGCCCAACCCCTCACACCAGCCCCCGCACCAGCCCGACCCCTCAAAGCAGCCCAACCCCTCACACCAGCCCCCGTACCAGCCCGAGCCCCCGCACCAGCCCCCGCACCAGCCCAACCCCTAAAAGCAGCCCAACCCCTCACACCAGCCCCCGCACCAGCCCAACCCCTCAAAGCAGCCCAACCCCTCACACCAGCCCCCGTACCAGCCCGAGCCCCCGCACCAGCCCCCGCACCAGCCCAACCCCTAAAAGCAGCCCAACCcctcacaccagcccccacacCAGCCCAACCCCTAAAAGCAGCCCAATCCCTCACACCAGCCCCCGCACCAGCCCGACCCCTAAAAGTAGCCCAACCCCTCACACCAGCCCCCGCACCAGCCCGACCCCTCAAAGCAGCCCAACCCCTCACACCAGCCCCCGTACCAGCCCGAGCCCCCGCACCAGCCCCCGCACCAGCCCAACCCCTAAAAGCAGCCCAACCCCTCACACCAGCCCCCGCACCAGCCCGACCCCTCAAAGCAGCCCAACCCCTCACACCAGCCCCCGTACCAGCCCGAGCCCCCGCACCAGCCCCCGCACCAGCCCAACCCCTAAAAGCAGCCCAACCCCTCACACCAGCCCCCGCACCAGCCCGACCCCTCAAAGCAGCCCAACCCCTCACACCAGCCCCCGTACCAGCCCGAGCCCCCGCACCAGCCCCCGCACCAGCCCAACCCCTAAAAGCAGCCCAACCTCTCACACCAGCCCCCGCACCAGCCCAACCCCTAAAAGCAGCCCAACCCCTCACACCAGCCCCAGCACCAGCCCGACCCCTCAACCCAGCCCCCGCACCAGCCCGAACCCTGAAAGCAGCCCAACCCCTCACATAAGCCCCCGCACCAGCCCGACCCCTCAACCCAGCCCCTGCACCAGCACAACCCCTAAAAACAGCCCAACCCCTCACACCAGCCCCCGCACCAGTCCGACCCCTAAAAGCAGCCCAACCCCTCACACCAGCCCCCGCACCAGTCCGACCCCTAAAAGCAGCCCAACCCCTCACACCAGCCCCCGTACCAGCCCGAGCCCCCATACCAGCCCCCGCACCAGCCCGACCCCTCAACCCAGCCCCCGCACCAGCCCGACCCCTGAAAGCAGCCCAACCCCTCACATAAGCCCCCGCACCAGCCCGACCCCTGAAAGGAGCTCAACCCCTCACACCAGTCCCCACACCAGCCCGACCCCTAAAAACAGCCCAACCCCTCACACCAGTCCCCACACCAGCCCGACCCCTAAAAACAGCCCAACCCCTCACACCAGCCCCCGCACCAGCCCCCGCACCAGCCCGACCCCTAAAAACAGCCCAACCCCTCACACCAGTCCCCACACCAGCCCGACCCCTAAAAACAGCCCAACCCCTCACACCAGTCCCCACACCAGCCCGACCCCTAAAAACAGCCCAACCCCTCACACCAGCCCCCGCACCAGCCCCCGCACCAGCCCGACCCCTAAAAACAGCCCAACCCCTCACAACAGTCCCCACACCAGCCCGACCCCTAAAAACAGCCCAACCCCTCACACCAGCCCCCGCACCAGCCCCCGCACCAGCCCAACCCCTAAAAACAGCCCCACCCCTAAAAACAGCCCAATCCCCCGCACCAGCCCCCGCACCAGCCCAACCCCTAAAAACAGCCCGACCCCTAAAAACAGCCCAACCCCTTTAAACAGCCCAACCCCTCACACCAGCCCAACCCCTAAAAACAGTCCAACCCCCCGCACTAGCCCCACCCCTAAAAACAGCCCCACCCCTATAAACAGCCCAACCCCTCACACCAGCCCCCGCACCAGCCCAACCCCTAAAAACAGCCCAACCCCTAAAAACAGCCCCACCCCTATAAACAGCCCAACCCCTCACACCAGCCCCCGCACCAGCCCAACCCCTAAAAACAGCCCAACCCCTCACACCAGCCCCCGCACCAGCCCGACCCCTAAAAACAGCCCGACCCCTCACACCAGCCCCCTAAAAACATCTCGACCCCTCACACCAGCCTGA